From a region of the Deinococcus misasensis DSM 22328 genome:
- a CDS encoding DAK2 domain-containing protein — protein MPETLTPQQIAASLRYATDWLGVYKEQVNALNVYPVPDGDTGTNMHLTMQSIRRELDTCDENNMPSVAKAIAYGGLLGARGNSGVILSQLFKGFSESIRDHKTVSVDTLKTAFEQASRLGYAAVMKPVEGTILTVAREVGSGARKAKVTTIEELLECALKSGQIALDNTPNQLPALKQAGVVDSGGQGYLYLLEGMLAYLHNRALPEAPKIESYAGQGVEHEEFGYCTEFLMKDCTLPIEKVRELVAPYGDSLLVVGAEGYVKGHIHTNEPDELLSTVARHGNMVRTKVEDMSEQHTEILAMAGASTRAEEDLPQSGLVAVASGYGLVKVFRSLGARVVSGGQTQNPSVQDILDAAKSVTAREIIILPNNKNVIMAAQKAAELLGPHVKVLPTRTLGQGMSAAIGFSSFSPVEEQLEMMQDSANRVTTLEVTRASRSVELNGLNIEEGGVIGLKDDELVHAGGTPEEAVLTMLRQVHTDQTVATIFTGPNVDQEQIDGLMNTLQEAFPDLMVEIHAGGPDLYDYLVTLE, from the coding sequence ATGCCTGAAACCCTCACCCCTCAACAGATTGCCGCCTCTTTGCGTTATGCCACCGACTGGCTCGGGGTGTATAAAGAGCAGGTGAACGCCCTGAACGTGTACCCCGTTCCAGACGGCGACACGGGCACCAACATGCACCTCACCATGCAGTCCATCCGCCGGGAACTCGACACCTGCGATGAAAACAACATGCCCAGCGTGGCCAAGGCCATCGCTTACGGGGGTCTGCTCGGGGCCAGAGGCAACAGTGGCGTGATCCTGAGCCAACTCTTCAAAGGCTTCTCTGAGAGCATCCGTGATCACAAAACCGTGTCTGTGGACACCCTGAAAACCGCTTTTGAGCAAGCCTCCAGACTGGGCTACGCTGCTGTGATGAAACCCGTAGAGGGCACCATCCTGACCGTTGCCCGAGAAGTGGGCTCTGGGGCACGCAAAGCCAAAGTGACCACCATTGAGGAACTGCTGGAATGTGCTTTGAAGTCAGGACAGATCGCTCTGGACAACACCCCAAATCAGCTTCCCGCCCTCAAACAGGCCGGAGTGGTGGACAGTGGGGGTCAGGGTTACCTGTATCTGCTGGAAGGCATGCTGGCTTACTTGCACAACCGTGCCCTTCCCGAAGCTCCCAAAATCGAGTCTTACGCAGGTCAGGGTGTGGAACACGAGGAGTTTGGTTACTGCACCGAATTCCTGATGAAAGACTGCACCTTGCCCATCGAAAAGGTCCGTGAACTGGTGGCCCCTTACGGGGACAGTTTGCTGGTGGTGGGCGCTGAAGGATACGTCAAAGGGCACATCCACACCAACGAACCAGACGAGTTGCTTTCCACGGTGGCCAGACACGGCAACATGGTCCGCACCAAAGTGGAAGACATGAGCGAACAGCACACCGAAATCCTTGCCATGGCAGGGGCCAGCACCCGGGCAGAAGAAGACCTCCCCCAGAGTGGTCTGGTGGCAGTGGCAAGTGGGTACGGCTTGGTGAAAGTGTTCCGTTCTCTGGGTGCCCGTGTGGTCTCGGGAGGACAAACCCAGAACCCCAGTGTGCAGGACATTCTGGATGCAGCAAAATCCGTGACCGCCAGAGAAATCATCATTCTGCCCAACAACAAAAACGTGATCATGGCCGCCCAGAAAGCCGCAGAGTTGCTGGGACCCCATGTGAAGGTGCTGCCCACCCGCACCCTCGGGCAGGGCATGAGTGCAGCCATCGGCTTTTCCAGCTTCTCCCCTGTTGAAGAGCAACTGGAAATGATGCAGGACAGCGCCAATCGGGTCACCACTCTGGAAGTCACCCGGGCTTCCAGAAGCGTTGAACTCAACGGTCTGAACATTGAAGAAGGCGGGGTCATTGGCCTGAAAGACGATGAACTGGTGCATGCAGGGGGCACCCCAGAGGAAGCCGTTCTGACCATGCTGCGTCAGGTGCACACCGATCAGACTGTGGCCACCATTTTCACGGGTCCCAATGTCGATCAAGAGCAAATTGATGGTCTCATGAACACGCTTCAGGAGGCTTTCCCCGATTTGATGGTGGAAATCCATGCTGGCGGGCCGGACCTGTACGATTATCTGGTGACTCTGGAGTGA
- a CDS encoding FtsW/RodA/SpoVE family cell cycle protein codes for MLYEGTLKPTLTLKSRQYQQLLWLAQGILGVLGMIGVATAMPGELTGHIPQTLLAMLAAFIFAMLRPKGIIRIAPFMWVVSLILLVLTLFIGVGGNDSEVKRWLEIGPIRFQPSEIAKLTLIMQLGSAFARKGVNAKLWQSSLMIMTTTFLVILEPDLGTSVLIFASGILMMFAAGVRFTSISALILSLFLVALPFASSYLERHPYITARFFGHVNTVQGKDTSQDSGYQIKQARKAMERGGLWGQGVDGRMPRLPAKDTDMIIASVAFATGFIGVAMVILAYWLVAYVGLGASAMVVSAGTFRPHLHAASIMATGAMFMIVGQAFVNLCVAIGLFPVTGVPLPMVSNGGSSQLSMGIAFGLIHSALREVRLAEGTNPEHASAL; via the coding sequence GTGCTATACGAAGGAACCCTGAAACCCACCCTCACCTTAAAAAGCCGCCAGTACCAGCAACTCCTCTGGCTTGCACAGGGCATCCTCGGGGTGCTTGGCATGATCGGGGTGGCCACAGCCATGCCTGGAGAGCTGACCGGCCACATCCCACAAACCCTGCTGGCCATGCTGGCTGCCTTCATTTTTGCGATGCTGAGGCCCAAAGGGATCATTCGGATTGCACCCTTCATGTGGGTGGTCTCCCTGATCCTGCTGGTCCTAACCCTGTTCATCGGGGTGGGGGGCAACGACAGTGAAGTGAAACGCTGGCTGGAAATCGGTCCCATCCGCTTTCAACCTTCCGAAATCGCCAAACTGACCCTGATCATGCAACTCGGCAGCGCCTTTGCCCGCAAAGGGGTCAATGCCAAACTCTGGCAGAGCAGCCTGATGATCATGACCACCACTTTTCTGGTGATTCTGGAACCAGACCTCGGGACCAGCGTGCTGATTTTTGCCTCAGGCATCCTGATGATGTTCGCTGCAGGGGTGCGATTCACCAGCATCAGTGCCCTGATCCTGTCGTTGTTTCTGGTGGCCTTGCCTTTTGCCAGCAGTTATCTGGAACGTCACCCTTACATCACCGCCCGTTTCTTCGGTCACGTGAACACCGTACAGGGCAAAGACACTTCGCAGGACTCGGGATACCAGATCAAACAGGCCCGCAAAGCCATGGAACGGGGTGGGCTCTGGGGACAAGGGGTGGATGGACGCATGCCCAGACTCCCGGCCAAAGACACCGACATGATCATTGCCAGTGTGGCCTTCGCCACAGGGTTCATTGGTGTGGCGATGGTGATTCTGGCGTACTGGTTGGTGGCCTATGTGGGACTCGGGGCATCGGCCATGGTGGTGAGTGCGGGAACGTTCCGACCGCATTTGCACGCTGCCAGCATCATGGCGACCGGAGCGATGTTCATGATTGTGGGACAGGCCTTTGTGAACCTGTGTGTGGCCATCGGCCTCTTTCCTGTGACCGGGGTACCTTTACCGATGGTGTCCAACGGAGGCAGTTCACAACTGTCCATGGGCATTGCTTTTGGCCTGATCCACTCGGCTTTGCGTGAAGTCCGTCTGGCCGAAGGGACCAACCCAGAGCACGCCTCCGCCTTGTAA
- a CDS encoding phospho-N-acetylmuramoyl-pentapeptide-transferase, which yields MSELLNVVWGALAAWFFVGLFLGIARRRGWGQTVRKDGPQTHLVKQGTPTMGGAPFVVALLFVWVLNHIQTGLTEVKPQEVVLLLSIVLMGIIGLIDDYLIVRSKLTGAAERGGLMARYKIALQIVVGLAFGIASARLAHPTTMDWVFWFDLLFNTFVMVGAVNAFNFTDGVDGLCAGVTLIIILPLIGVSPVVAIMAGCIVGYLWYNWKPASIFMGDVGSHALGALAAGAYILYDHTWLLPIAAVVPVMEILSVALQVAYFRQTGGKRIFKMTPIHHHFELSGWQEGKVAGRFFAITAIFTALAWGLFGKAQ from the coding sequence GTGAGTGAACTTCTCAACGTGGTGTGGGGGGCTCTGGCCGCCTGGTTTTTTGTCGGCCTGTTTCTGGGCATCGCCAGAAGGCGCGGATGGGGCCAGACCGTACGCAAAGACGGTCCCCAGACCCACTTGGTGAAACAGGGCACACCCACCATGGGTGGTGCGCCTTTCGTGGTGGCTTTGTTGTTTGTGTGGGTGCTCAATCACATCCAGACCGGGCTCACCGAGGTGAAACCTCAGGAAGTGGTGTTGCTGCTCAGCATTGTGCTGATGGGCATCATCGGGCTGATTGACGATTACCTGATTGTGCGTTCCAAACTGACCGGAGCAGCAGAACGGGGCGGCCTGATGGCCCGCTACAAAATCGCTTTGCAGATTGTGGTGGGTCTGGCATTCGGGATTGCCTCTGCCAGACTGGCGCACCCCACCACCATGGACTGGGTGTTCTGGTTTGATTTGCTGTTCAACACTTTTGTGATGGTGGGTGCTGTAAACGCCTTCAACTTCACCGATGGGGTCGATGGCCTGTGTGCAGGGGTGACCCTGATCATCATTTTGCCCCTGATCGGGGTGTCTCCGGTGGTCGCCATCATGGCAGGGTGCATCGTGGGTTACCTCTGGTACAACTGGAAACCTGCCAGCATTTTCATGGGAGATGTCGGCTCACACGCACTGGGGGCTCTGGCTGCCGGGGCTTACATCCTGTATGACCACACCTGGCTTTTGCCGATTGCTGCTGTGGTTCCCGTCATGGAAATCCTGAGTGTGGCCCTGCAAGTGGCCTACTTCAGGCAAACCGGAGGCAAACGCATCTTCAAAATGACCCCCATCCACCACCACTTTGAACTGAGTGGCTGGCAGGAAGGCAAAGTGGCCGGTCGTTTCTTTGCCATCACGGCCATTTTCACGGCTCTGGCATGGGGCCTTTTCGGGAAAGCACAATGA
- a CDS encoding UDP-N-acetylmuramoyl-tripeptide--D-alanyl-D-alanine ligase, whose translation MIDPHQFPFDAQCHPEARAAHRITFVAQDCDENTAFAALQGASRHGNEFIEQALERGAPFVLTNLDVPRALKVEDATAALRQWARHQRDQHDHAVIGITGSAGKTTAKEHVRAAVDGVCTPGNLNTLNAISCFLLEHATITPAPLVVEMGIDRMGEMQELVALVSPDYGVVTAVGEAHLEFLKTVENVAREKGVILQARKLGVVSQRCSHFYPGLPTYGFEQGTFQGKNLNFDPEQCHFQFMDQGVTVPTTSQVVAEAAVLALGLASELKIPLREAAERLQSVDVPGGRFRVHVGRITVIDDTYNANPISMRASLENLKHYKGRKLAVLGDMLELGPDAAGFHRSIGNFAQQYADLVFSVGEHAAQLSAHPQTDMQALIHTLKQEVRAGDVVLFKASRGVRLEQAVQAIKEAFGV comes from the coding sequence ATGATTGATCCCCACCAGTTTCCGTTTGATGCGCAATGCCACCCGGAGGCCAGAGCGGCCCACCGCATCACTTTTGTGGCACAGGATTGTGACGAAAACACCGCCTTTGCGGCCTTGCAAGGGGCATCCCGGCATGGCAATGAATTCATTGAACAGGCTCTGGAACGGGGTGCTCCTTTTGTGCTGACCAATCTGGATGTGCCCCGTGCCCTGAAGGTGGAAGATGCCACTGCGGCCTTGCGCCAGTGGGCACGCCACCAGAGGGACCAGCATGACCATGCAGTCATTGGAATCACCGGAAGTGCAGGCAAAACCACCGCCAAAGAACATGTCCGTGCAGCCGTGGATGGGGTGTGCACCCCCGGCAACCTGAACACCCTGAATGCCATTTCTTGTTTCCTCTTGGAACATGCCACCATCACCCCTGCCCCTCTGGTGGTGGAAATGGGCATCGACCGCATGGGTGAAATGCAAGAACTGGTGGCTCTGGTTTCACCGGATTATGGTGTGGTGACCGCTGTGGGTGAGGCGCATCTGGAATTCCTGAAAACCGTGGAAAACGTTGCACGCGAGAAAGGGGTCATTTTGCAGGCCCGCAAACTCGGGGTGGTCAGCCAGAGGTGCAGCCATTTTTATCCGGGTTTGCCCACTTACGGCTTCGAGCAGGGTACTTTTCAGGGCAAAAACCTGAATTTCGATCCCGAGCAGTGCCACTTCCAGTTCATGGATCAGGGCGTGACGGTTCCCACCACTTCTCAGGTGGTTGCAGAAGCTGCTGTGCTGGCTCTGGGACTGGCCAGCGAACTGAAAATCCCTTTGCGTGAAGCTGCAGAGCGCCTCCAGAGTGTGGATGTGCCGGGCGGGCGCTTCCGGGTTCATGTGGGCCGGATCACCGTCATTGACGACACTTACAACGCCAATCCCATTTCGATGCGGGCCAGTCTGGAAAACCTCAAGCATTACAAAGGTCGCAAATTGGCCGTGCTGGGTGACATGCTGGAGCTTGGACCCGACGCTGCAGGGTTTCACCGCAGCATCGGGAATTTTGCCCAGCAGTACGCCGATCTGGTGTTCAGCGTGGGTGAGCATGCCGCTCAACTTTCCGCCCATCCACAAACCGACATGCAAGCTCTGATCCACACCCTCAAACAGGAAGTGCGGGCCGGGGATGTGGTGCTGTTCAAAGCCTCCAGAGGGGTCAGGCTCGAACAGGCGGTGCAGGCCATCAAAGAGGCTTTTGGTGTTTAA
- the murD gene encoding UDP-N-acetylmuramoyl-L-alanine--D-glutamate ligase yields the protein MNALIYGLGRSGRGVARYLKKLGWNAEWLDQRPQPEDLELVSELGFQQGSADQAYPWVIAAPGVPIDHPDLEKLRSLGAKVIGELELGFLTRRTPIVGITGTAGKGGTSVLITQLLQASGLNARIGGNFDPPFLDIIDDAEVAVVEISSFQLERIQTFRPHVAVITNMDIDHLDRHKTIEAYHGAKWRIQENQLSDDTLVVMEELQVPSSARARILKFARMPEQIRLQNGDLVLDAANLPRGIHPANAQAAVLATESYLQQIQKPLDVQAIRQALLEAEPVKGRNERVATHQNIDFVVDSIATRTIAVKSALEQARAPIVWLVGGRDKGAALEPLQEVAQQKVKFIVGFGEAGAQFASAFNLPHQIIFEADGDATIREAVKAAAEQLPEGGTVLLAPLGTSFDQFKDYKDRERAFREAVQCYTKEP from the coding sequence ATGAACGCCCTGATCTACGGACTCGGACGCTCAGGTCGCGGGGTGGCCCGTTACCTGAAAAAACTGGGCTGGAATGCCGAATGGCTGGACCAGAGGCCCCAACCAGAGGACCTCGAACTGGTTTCAGAACTGGGGTTTCAGCAAGGCTCTGCAGACCAAGCTTACCCATGGGTGATTGCTGCTCCGGGCGTACCCATTGACCATCCAGATCTGGAAAAACTGCGGTCTCTGGGTGCAAAAGTGATCGGAGAACTGGAACTGGGCTTCCTGACCCGCAGAACCCCGATTGTCGGAATCACAGGGACAGCAGGCAAAGGGGGAACCAGTGTGCTGATCACCCAACTGCTGCAAGCCTCTGGTCTGAATGCCCGGATTGGGGGCAACTTCGACCCGCCTTTTCTGGACATCATCGACGATGCCGAAGTGGCCGTGGTGGAGATTTCTTCTTTCCAACTGGAACGCATCCAGACCTTCAGACCCCATGTGGCGGTGATCACCAACATGGACATCGACCATCTGGACCGCCACAAAACCATCGAGGCGTACCACGGGGCCAAATGGCGCATTCAGGAAAACCAGCTTTCCGACGACACCTTGGTCGTGATGGAAGAACTGCAGGTGCCCTCCTCTGCCCGGGCACGCATCCTGAAATTTGCCCGCATGCCAGAGCAAATCCGGTTGCAAAACGGTGATCTGGTGCTGGACGCAGCAAATTTGCCCAGAGGGATCCATCCTGCCAATGCACAAGCAGCCGTGCTGGCCACCGAAAGCTACCTGCAACAAATCCAGAAACCGCTGGATGTGCAGGCCATCCGTCAGGCTCTGCTGGAAGCAGAACCCGTCAAGGGCCGCAATGAACGGGTGGCCACCCACCAGAACATTGATTTTGTTGTCGATTCGATTGCCACACGCACCATCGCTGTGAAATCTGCTCTGGAACAAGCCAGAGCCCCCATCGTCTGGCTGGTGGGTGGTCGGGACAAAGGGGCCGCTCTGGAACCTTTGCAGGAAGTGGCCCAGCAGAAAGTCAAATTCATTGTGGGTTTCGGAGAGGCTGGAGCGCAGTTTGCAAGCGCCTTTAACCTTCCCCACCAGATCATCTTTGAGGCAGATGGAGATGCTACCATCAGAGAAGCTGTAAAAGCCGCTGCCGAGCAGCTTCCTGAGGGTGGAACGGTGCTGCTCGCCCCACTGGGGACCAGTTTCGACCAGTTCAAGGATTACAAAGATCGGGAGCGGGCTTTTCGGGAGGCTGTCCAGTGCTATACGAAGGAACCCTGA
- the ald gene encoding alanine dehydrogenase, which produces MIIGLPKEIKVKENRVALTDGGVASLVRRGHTVLVERGAGVGSGISDEAYLAAGAQLVSVDEAWGADMVVKVKEPIEREYKYLRKGLLLFTYLHLAADKPLTDRLMESGTTGVAYETVQLPDGSLPLLTPMSEVAGRLSVQAGAYHLQKPNGGLGVLLGGVPGVEPGKVVILGGGVVGTNAAKMAMGLGAQVTILDVSHKRLQYLDDVFGGRLVTLMSTEENIRKTIAQADLVIGGVLIPGAKAPHLITRDMLSLMKPGSVIVDVAVDQGGCVETIHATTHDDPTYVIDDVVHYGVANMPGAVPRTSTYALTNQTIRYALELADKGLDALTSNPALLKGLNTYQGECTNEGVAEAFGLKFVDPTEALKKVLA; this is translated from the coding sequence ATGATCATCGGCTTGCCTAAAGAAATCAAAGTCAAAGAAAACCGCGTGGCCCTTACCGACGGTGGCGTAGCCAGTCTGGTTCGCCGTGGGCACACGGTTCTGGTTGAACGTGGCGCAGGTGTGGGCTCGGGCATCTCCGACGAAGCCTACCTCGCTGCTGGCGCACAGCTTGTCTCGGTAGACGAAGCCTGGGGCGCAGACATGGTCGTCAAAGTCAAAGAACCCATCGAGCGGGAATACAAGTACCTCAGAAAAGGGCTCTTGCTGTTCACCTACCTGCACCTTGCTGCAGACAAACCCCTCACAGACCGCCTGATGGAAAGCGGAACCACCGGTGTGGCCTACGAAACCGTGCAACTGCCTGACGGAAGCCTGCCCCTGCTCACCCCCATGAGCGAAGTGGCCGGACGCCTGTCAGTGCAGGCCGGAGCCTACCACCTGCAAAAACCCAACGGTGGTCTGGGCGTACTGCTCGGCGGCGTTCCCGGTGTGGAGCCCGGCAAAGTGGTCATCCTCGGGGGTGGTGTGGTCGGGACCAACGCGGCCAAAATGGCCATGGGCCTCGGGGCACAGGTGACCATTCTGGACGTCAGCCACAAACGCCTGCAATACCTCGATGATGTGTTCGGAGGCCGTCTGGTCACCCTGATGAGCACCGAAGAGAACATCCGCAAAACCATTGCCCAGGCCGATCTGGTCATCGGTGGCGTGCTGATCCCCGGAGCCAAAGCCCCCCACCTGATCACCAGAGACATGCTTTCCCTGATGAAACCCGGCAGTGTGATTGTGGATGTGGCCGTGGACCAGGGTGGATGCGTGGAAACCATCCATGCCACCACCCACGACGATCCCACTTATGTGATCGATGATGTGGTGCACTACGGCGTGGCCAACATGCCCGGTGCAGTGCCCAGAACCAGCACCTACGCCCTGACCAACCAGACCATCCGTTACGCTCTGGAACTGGCAGACAAAGGTCTGGATGCCCTGACCAGCAACCCTGCCCTGCTGAAAGGCCTGAACACTTATCAGGGCGAATGCACCAACGAAGGGGTTGCAGAAGCCTTCGGACTGAAGTTTGTGGACCCTACTGAAGCCCTGAAAAAAGTGCTGGCCTGA
- a CDS encoding MerR family transcriptional regulator — protein sequence MFKIGEFAHITGVTLRTLRHYDEVGLLSPERLSENGYRMYSAQDLQKMQQILSLRELGVPLDTIRQVLVGPPASLQEVLQEHRRMLQQELEQLQSRIKRLEHRLQEVRMYSPEIRSIPARHVLSTRETAQDYQHVTAPMQVLWNRLCQHIEHHPVERTGPDTVIWHGDYGDMAAFTLELVFPIEKPVEGTSEIECHLQEATPEMGVVLHRGSYEVLGEAYAALATFLEAQGYERAGHMREVYLHFDADENQHLTEIHIPVKQKT from the coding sequence ATGTTCAAGATCGGTGAATTTGCACACATCACAGGGGTGACCCTGCGAACCCTCAGGCACTATGACGAGGTGGGGTTGCTCTCTCCAGAGCGCCTGTCTGAGAACGGATACCGCATGTATTCCGCACAGGACCTGCAGAAAATGCAGCAGATCCTGTCTTTGCGGGAGCTGGGTGTTCCTCTGGACACCATCAGACAGGTTCTGGTGGGCCCACCGGCCTCTTTGCAGGAGGTTTTGCAGGAACACCGCAGGATGCTGCAACAAGAACTTGAGCAGCTTCAATCCAGAATCAAGCGTCTGGAACACAGACTGCAGGAGGTTCGCATGTACAGTCCCGAGATCCGTTCCATCCCGGCCCGCCATGTGCTGTCCACCCGTGAAACCGCACAGGATTACCAGCATGTCACTGCACCGATGCAGGTCCTCTGGAACAGGCTCTGCCAGCACATTGAGCATCATCCTGTCGAGCGCACTGGACCAGACACCGTCATCTGGCATGGCGATTATGGAGACATGGCCGCCTTCACGCTGGAATTGGTGTTTCCCATTGAAAAACCTGTTGAAGGCACCTCTGAAATCGAGTGCCACCTTCAAGAGGCAACCCCTGAGATGGGAGTGGTGTTGCATCGGGGCAGTTATGAGGTCCTTGGAGAGGCTTATGCAGCTCTGGCCACCTTTCTGGAAGCACAGGGATATGAACGGGCAGGCCACATGCGTGAAGTGTATTTGCACTTCGATGCAGACGAAAACCAGCACCTGACGGAAATCCACATTCCAGTCAAGCAGAAGACCTGA
- a CDS encoding Asp23/Gls24 family envelope stress response protein, which translates to MKGHITITEGALAALIGLTAHEIPGVVGMSPANIRDGLRKILGKAQASEGVTIKKDSNGQYSADLYVIVAFGVNIPIVARNIEEKVKDFVKRNAGIELAGVTVHAVGVSHA; encoded by the coding sequence ATGAAAGGACACATTACCATCACTGAAGGGGCCCTCGCTGCCCTGATTGGTCTGACGGCACACGAAATTCCCGGCGTGGTGGGGATGTCCCCTGCCAACATCCGAGACGGCCTGAGAAAGATTCTGGGCAAAGCCCAGGCTTCTGAAGGGGTCACCATCAAAAAAGACAGCAACGGTCAGTACAGTGCTGACCTGTATGTGATTGTGGCTTTTGGCGTCAACATTCCCATTGTGGCCCGCAACATCGAAGAAAAAGTCAAAGACTTTGTCAAACGCAATGCAGGCATTGAGCTTGCAGGAGTGACGGTGCATGCGGTTGGAGTCAGCCATGCCTGA